A window of Macrotis lagotis isolate mMagLag1 chromosome X, bilby.v1.9.chrom.fasta, whole genome shotgun sequence contains these coding sequences:
- the ERICH5 gene encoding glutamate-rich protein 5: MGCSSSTQTQAQEGSRPVTKTGVTNGLKQRASSDGNSSITYEKEICLDKTKRCAVEAKVNAHEKTGPTNDLPAVEPTIVEPLATDGPSSTCEEGYPGKAESAGSRERAQAEYMKSTDKAKNSGVSEESVPPISIEKNELSEIDEKDDKEIEKGTQPTDRFVETEILGTVKEIEPLGIDRETEPMETEEHNHHRALAEEADPQRTMEVNKQLVTSEEIEHQETLEDVLHIDTDRKPARLEENDYVGTDGETKLSGTHEETEHEETVGKTEPSEIPKESEGSVGEAETLGALEVKEHEGTSGENKPSEMMKKTEHDITAKETEPSGTPREFEGIVGEAETSGALEEKEHEGERKSSETIEKIECVITNGETELSGTHEESEHEGIAGETNISGMMEESEHEGTIGEPEPIGTMEKTTQVTGEKNILQETVEDNELQPFGASEKNVHSRTVRGTELPKRVEKIQFVETVGGTKPPIIDEGTQENMKPLLEVARKINMNEKDQAIEGETGERVETETHSEIVSETKEEETGEAVDTSAAKEIELTNSKK, encoded by the exons ATGGGGTGCTCCAGCAGCACCCAGACCCAGGCTCAGGAGGGCAGCCGGCCAGTGACCAAGACAGGTGTCACCAATGGACTGAAGCAAAGAG CATCTTCAGATGGAAACTCTTCAATcacatatgaaaaagaaatttgccTTGACAAGACAAAACGGTGTGCAGTAGAAGCAAAAGTCAATGCTCATGAAAAAACAGGACCAACCAATGACCTTCCAGCAGTGGAGCCCACAATTGTGGAACCATTAGCAACTGATGGTCCTAGTTCCACCTGTGAAGAGGGATACCCTGGGAAGGCAGAGTCTGCAGGTTCCAGGGAAAGAGCTCAAGCAGAATATATGAAATCAACAGATAAGGCTAAGAATTCAGGGGTATCTGAGGAGTCTGTGCCACCCATatctattgaaaaaaatgaactttcagaaatagatgaaaaggatgacaaagaaattgagaaaggGACTCAGCCTACAGATAGATTTGTTGAGACTGAAATACTTGGAACTGTAAAGGAGATTGAGCCACTGGGAATAGATAGAGAAACAGAACCCATGGAAACAGAAGAACATAATCATCATCGAGCGTTGGCTGAAGAGGCTGATCCCCAAAGAACAATGGAGGTGAATAAGCAACTGGTAACATCTGAAGAGATTGAACATCAAGAAACACTGGAAGATGTTCTGCATATAGATACTGATAGAAAACCAGCAAGGTTGGAGGAGAATGATTATGTGGGAACAGATGGAGAGACCAAACTTTCAGgaacacatgaagaaactgagcatgAGGAAACAGTTGGAAAGACTGAACCCTCAGAAATACCCAAAGAATCTGAGGGATCAGTTGGAGAGGCTGAAACTTTAGGAGCACTGGAAGTGAAGGAGCATGAGGGAACATCTGGAGAGAACAAACCttcagaaatgatgaaaaagactGAGCATGATATAACAGCTAAAGAGACTGAACCATCAGGAACACCCAGAGAGTTTGAGGGAATAGTTGGAGAGGCTGAAACTTCAGGAGCACTGGAAGAGAAAGAacatgaaggagagagaaaatcttCAGAAACGATAGAAAAGATTGAGTGTGTTATAACAAATGGAGAGACTGAACTTTCAGGAACACATGAAGAGTCTGAGCATGAAGGAATAGCTGGAGAGACCAACATTTCAGGAATGATGGAAGAGTCTGAGCATGAAGGAACAATTGGAGAGCCTGAACCTATAGGAACAATGGAAAAGACAACTCAGGTAACAGGTGAAAAGAACATTCTTCAGGAAACAGTTGAAGATAATGAACTTCAGCCTTTTGGAGCTTCTGAAAAGAATGTCCACTCTAGAACAGTAAGAGGCACTGAACTTCCCAAAAGAGTGGAAAAGATTCAGTTCGTAGAAACAGTTGGAGGAACTAAACCTCCAATAATAGATGAAGGAACACAGGAAAATATGAAACCATTATTGGAAGTAGCCAGGAAAATTAACATGAATGAAAAGGACCAAGCAATTGAAG GTGAGACGGGAGAAAGggtggaaactgagactcacagtGAGATAGTAAGtgaaacaaaagaagaagaaacgGGAGAAGCTGTGGATACTTCTGCAGCCAAAGAGATAG agTTAACAAATAGCAAGAAATAA